One segment of Streptomyces sp. NBC_00576 DNA contains the following:
- a CDS encoding glycoside hydrolase family 2 protein: MTESIRPSRRTVVTALSAAAVVVALPAWPETAQAATATAGPVLDPHPATEPSGTHVRDVGGTNVVFQYGAVLPAFDGWRTHEPTRDYLSLDRKWRFRFDPADQGLGEGWQSARHDDSAWGRIDVPSAWDLLDTPGFGSQDAPFAKGTAFSDGYAWYRTTVDVPGSWRARHVRIAFLAAGYSAEVWLDGKHLGKHEGANSPFALPVAGALRPGTRQTIAVRVFRRASYTDYTASTPQPVTDDHELPYKPVDYWPYAGLTRSAWIEAAPQVTIARLLAVGANGRLEARAVVENHSASDFDGRLTLDPGRESGGRPVVVAARIAARSAGVVRVSVPIPHAPRWSPASPRTLTARATLTAGRHAGPRVDTLSTNYGVRELTIGDAQLRLNGKPLFLKGLNWHEETAAHGRAMTPAEYDRELSHVTAVGANLIRNCVYNRHPYVYDWADEHGVLVMDDIDTMWLNTAQEKLQTERYGLARALALTMAWNQHNHPSVILWGLQNESEIDAAGAPVYRAWLADLKAAVKAVDLTARPVTWASNTSNDPAFDLADVIGFNEYFGYFYGKDADLGPTLDAVHAKYPGKPILITENGTWSEAGTHGPDTTQGTEEWQAASFTAHWNQVTARSDFVAGFTYWVLKDYKQRAGYNQAYNGISVMGLLTFAEERPKLVYDVFRKAVMPTGR, from the coding sequence ATGACCGAATCCATCCGTCCGTCCCGGCGTACCGTCGTGACGGCACTCAGCGCCGCCGCCGTCGTCGTCGCTCTGCCCGCCTGGCCGGAGACCGCGCAAGCGGCGACCGCCACGGCAGGTCCGGTGCTCGACCCCCACCCGGCCACCGAGCCGTCCGGCACCCATGTGCGTGACGTCGGCGGCACCAACGTCGTCTTCCAGTACGGCGCAGTCCTCCCCGCCTTCGACGGCTGGCGCACCCACGAGCCCACCCGGGACTACCTGTCCCTGGACAGGAAATGGCGCTTCCGCTTCGACCCGGCCGATCAGGGGCTCGGCGAGGGCTGGCAGTCCGCGCGCCACGACGACAGCGCGTGGGGCCGCATCGACGTCCCGTCGGCGTGGGACCTGCTGGACACTCCCGGATTCGGCTCGCAGGACGCCCCCTTCGCCAAGGGCACCGCGTTCAGCGACGGCTACGCCTGGTACCGAACCACCGTCGACGTCCCCGGTTCGTGGCGCGCCCGGCACGTACGCATCGCCTTCCTCGCCGCGGGGTACAGCGCCGAGGTCTGGCTCGACGGCAAGCACCTCGGCAAGCACGAGGGCGCCAACTCCCCCTTCGCGCTTCCGGTGGCGGGGGCGCTGCGGCCGGGAACGCGTCAGACGATCGCCGTACGGGTCTTCCGCCGGGCGAGCTACACCGACTACACGGCCTCGACTCCCCAGCCGGTCACTGACGACCACGAACTGCCGTACAAGCCCGTCGACTACTGGCCCTACGCGGGCCTCACCCGGTCGGCCTGGATCGAGGCCGCCCCGCAGGTCACCATCGCCAGACTGCTCGCCGTCGGCGCGAACGGGCGCCTCGAGGCACGCGCGGTCGTCGAGAACCACAGCGCCTCGGACTTCGACGGCCGGCTCACACTGGATCCCGGCCGGGAGAGCGGCGGCCGGCCCGTCGTGGTCGCGGCCCGGATCGCGGCCCGCTCGGCGGGCGTCGTACGCGTCTCGGTCCCGATACCCCACGCCCCACGCTGGAGCCCGGCCTCGCCGCGCACGCTCACCGCCCGCGCCACCCTGACCGCCGGGAGGCACGCGGGCCCACGGGTGGACACCCTGTCCACCAACTACGGCGTGCGTGAACTGACCATCGGCGACGCGCAGTTGAGGCTGAACGGCAAGCCGCTGTTCCTCAAGGGCCTCAACTGGCACGAGGAGACCGCCGCGCACGGCAGGGCGATGACGCCGGCCGAGTACGACCGGGAACTGAGCCATGTGACGGCAGTGGGCGCCAACCTCATCCGCAACTGCGTCTACAACCGCCACCCGTACGTCTACGACTGGGCGGACGAGCACGGCGTGCTGGTGATGGACGACATCGACACCATGTGGCTCAACACCGCCCAGGAAAAGCTCCAGACCGAGCGCTACGGCCTTGCCCGCGCACTCGCCCTGACCATGGCCTGGAACCAGCACAACCACCCCTCGGTGATCCTCTGGGGGCTCCAGAACGAGTCGGAGATCGACGCCGCGGGCGCCCCGGTCTACCGGGCCTGGCTCGCCGACCTCAAGGCGGCCGTGAAGGCGGTCGACCTCACCGCCCGCCCCGTGACCTGGGCCTCCAACACCAGCAACGACCCCGCCTTCGACCTGGCCGACGTGATCGGGTTCAACGAGTACTTCGGCTACTTCTACGGCAAGGACGCAGACCTCGGCCCCACGCTGGACGCGGTCCACGCGAAGTATCCCGGCAAGCCGATCCTGATCACCGAGAACGGCACGTGGTCCGAGGCGGGCACCCACGGCCCCGACACCACTCAGGGTACGGAGGAGTGGCAGGCGGCGAGCTTCACCGCCCACTGGAACCAGGTGACCGCGCGCAGCGACTTCGTCGCCGGTTTCACCTACTGGGTCCTCAAGGACTACAAGCAGCGCGCCGGGTACAACCAGGCCTACAACGGCATCTCCGTCATGGGCCTGCTGACCTTCGCGGAGGAGCGTCCCAAGCTCGTCTACGACGTGTTCCGGAAGGCGGTCATGCCCACAGGCAGGTGA
- a CDS encoding cellulase-like family protein, producing the protein MTTQQQTMAITLWDFSWYTQAGPGEPFADLDRAFTETVERGFNTVRICAMPFLLFSGRVPEPETVQVRGLGEEFGQRTRWYNVRGGYPLDGRRRLVELFEAAARHDCKVIVSSWEYQQSPSFADTDAWHRALAEVPGPDRAEAVAESLAGLLDFLTERGLADPVAYVEVHNEVDNCSLVPNDGDSDTRHYARLRGPLERAVKLLQTRHPDIPATYSLGEPWPDELHDLPEQAQLAHFHFYVYGVLGALYEAVGLGHGTEAAPESAAWPTPELAAMLRPDAPAFADYQPDEPWRLAATGIPRELFYAHDWVDPDRWDLWLYENYASHRQTMRETLAAWVDSVAEFARLRGIPAVLGEGVVGYTPLLTRFEDDAVGKDIAEFVVDRCLAAGFQGVVLTSNAAPHHPTWHTDQDWMRRVNARITAG; encoded by the coding sequence ATGACCACACAGCAGCAGACAATGGCCATCACCCTGTGGGACTTCAGCTGGTACACCCAGGCTGGACCCGGCGAGCCGTTCGCCGACCTGGACCGGGCGTTCACCGAGACGGTGGAGCGGGGCTTCAACACCGTGCGCATCTGCGCGATGCCCTTCCTGCTGTTCTCGGGACGCGTCCCCGAGCCGGAGACCGTCCAAGTCCGCGGTCTGGGCGAGGAGTTCGGGCAGCGCACCCGCTGGTACAACGTGCGCGGCGGGTATCCGCTGGACGGCCGCCGACGGCTCGTCGAGCTGTTCGAGGCGGCGGCCCGCCACGACTGCAAGGTGATCGTGTCCTCGTGGGAGTACCAGCAGTCCCCCAGCTTCGCCGACACCGACGCCTGGCACCGCGCCCTGGCCGAGGTGCCCGGACCGGACCGCGCAGAGGCGGTGGCCGAGTCACTCGCCGGGCTGCTGGACTTCCTCACCGAGCGCGGTCTCGCCGACCCCGTCGCCTATGTCGAGGTGCACAACGAGGTCGACAACTGCTCCCTGGTACCGAACGACGGCGACAGCGACACCCGCCACTACGCCCGCCTTCGCGGCCCTCTCGAACGCGCCGTGAAGCTGCTGCAGACACGTCACCCCGACATCCCCGCCACCTACTCCCTGGGCGAGCCGTGGCCCGACGAGCTGCACGACCTGCCGGAGCAGGCGCAGCTCGCGCACTTCCACTTCTATGTCTACGGCGTGCTCGGCGCGCTGTACGAGGCGGTGGGACTCGGACACGGCACCGAGGCGGCGCCCGAGTCGGCCGCCTGGCCCACCCCCGAACTGGCCGCCATGCTGCGCCCGGACGCGCCCGCCTTCGCCGACTACCAGCCGGACGAGCCCTGGCGGCTGGCCGCCACGGGGATACCGCGCGAACTGTTCTACGCGCACGACTGGGTGGACCCCGACCGCTGGGACCTCTGGCTCTACGAGAACTACGCGTCGCACCGGCAGACCATGCGGGAGACGCTGGCCGCCTGGGTCGACTCAGTCGCCGAGTTCGCCCGCCTCCGGGGCATCCCCGCCGTCCTCGGCGAGGGCGTCGTCGGCTACACCCCGCTCCTGACCCGCTTCGAGGACGACGCCGTCGGCAAGGACATCGCGGAGTTCGTCGTCGACCGCTGCCTCGCGGCGGGCTTCCAGGGTGTCGTCCTGACCTCCAACGCGGCCCCGCACCACCCCACTTGGCACACCGACCAGGACTGGATGCGGCGGGTGAACGCCCGCATCACCGCGGGCTGA
- a CDS encoding MFS transporter has product MPSGLIALALGGFGIGLTEFLIAGLLPQVASSFDVSEAAAGRLISGYALSVAVGAIALTAATARLPRKQVLAGLVALFVVGNLMSAIAQNYEVMLLGRIVAALCHGSFFGIGSLVARGLVAPERKSRAVAVMFAGLTVANVLGVPFGALVGERWGWRAAFWAVTAIGVLALAGIVTLVPGGAGEARPSPVTDPSEPTPPSSLRAQFRAFRSWQVWLTLTATALGYGGMFGAFSYIAYTFTEVGGFSSADVAWLLMVYGVGLVVGNLVGGRAADRDRDRALVLSLLGLAVTLAVFGLLATSAAASVVLVFLMGVTGFASVPGMITRVTDYAHGAALAASANVSASNLGNALGAWLGGLAITAGLGYTSPLYVGAGIVLASVVVMAVAAHRASSSARQLEHRE; this is encoded by the coding sequence ATGCCGAGTGGACTGATCGCGCTGGCGCTGGGTGGTTTCGGTATCGGTCTGACCGAGTTCCTGATCGCCGGGCTGCTGCCGCAGGTGGCGTCGAGTTTCGACGTGTCCGAGGCGGCCGCGGGCCGGCTGATCTCCGGGTACGCGTTGAGTGTCGCGGTCGGCGCGATCGCGCTGACCGCGGCGACGGCTCGGCTGCCCCGCAAGCAGGTTCTGGCCGGCCTGGTGGCGCTGTTCGTCGTCGGCAACCTGATGTCCGCGATCGCGCAGAACTACGAGGTGATGCTTCTCGGCCGGATCGTCGCCGCGTTGTGCCACGGTTCGTTCTTCGGTATCGGCTCGCTGGTCGCGCGCGGTCTGGTCGCGCCGGAGAGGAAGTCCCGCGCGGTGGCGGTCATGTTCGCCGGGCTGACGGTGGCGAACGTGCTGGGCGTGCCGTTCGGTGCGCTGGTCGGTGAACGCTGGGGCTGGCGGGCCGCCTTCTGGGCGGTCACCGCGATCGGCGTGCTCGCGCTGGCGGGAATCGTCACCCTCGTCCCCGGTGGCGCGGGAGAGGCGCGGCCGTCGCCGGTGACGGACCCCTCGGAGCCGACACCACCCAGTAGCCTGCGGGCCCAGTTCCGTGCGTTCCGGTCCTGGCAGGTCTGGCTGACGCTGACGGCCACCGCACTCGGCTACGGCGGGATGTTCGGCGCGTTCAGCTACATCGCCTACACGTTCACCGAGGTCGGCGGCTTCTCGTCGGCGGACGTCGCCTGGTTGCTGATGGTGTACGGCGTCGGCCTGGTCGTCGGGAACCTGGTCGGCGGGCGAGCGGCCGACCGCGACCGTGACCGCGCCCTGGTCCTGTCCCTGCTCGGACTCGCCGTCACCCTGGCCGTGTTCGGTCTGCTGGCCACCAGCGCCGCCGCGTCGGTGGTGCTGGTGTTCCTGATGGGAGTGACCGGGTTCGCCAGTGTGCCCGGCATGATCACTCGCGTCACCGACTACGCGCACGGAGCGGCTCTGGCCGCCAGTGCCAACGTGTCCGCGTCCAACCTCGGCAACGCCCTCGGTGCCTGGCTCGGCGGCCTCGCCATCACCGCGGGCCTCGGTTACACCTCCCCGCTCTACGTCGGCGCCGGCATCGTCCTGGCCTCTGTCGTCGTCATGGCCGTTGCCGCACACCGGGCAAGCTCGTCCGCGCGGCAGTTGGAGCACCGCGAGTGA
- a CDS encoding ABC transporter ATP-binding protein, with amino-acid sequence MLDVRNLQKIYTGRNRHVEAVRNLTFHIGAGELVCLVGPSGCGKTTLLKCMAGLLAPTDGQVLLDGRPVDGPPPGMAVVFQEYGRSLFAWMNVRDNVALPLRRKKLGKARTRELVDHALEVVGLADAHEAYPWQLSGGMQQRVAIARAVAFEPKVLLMDEPFAAVDAQTRAELEDLVRRLWRELGVTVLFVTHDIDEAVYLGQRTIILSKSPTVVQEDVTIDLPDERDQLHTRSSPRFAELRAHVYEQIQRAKHRSGDTDAQAVDRIPEPALQKTER; translated from the coding sequence ATGCTCGACGTACGCAACCTGCAGAAGATCTACACCGGACGCAACCGTCACGTCGAAGCCGTGCGGAACCTGACGTTCCATATCGGTGCCGGTGAACTCGTCTGCCTGGTCGGGCCGTCGGGATGCGGCAAGACCACGCTGCTGAAGTGCATGGCGGGACTGCTCGCCCCCACCGACGGCCAAGTGTTGCTGGACGGACGCCCGGTCGACGGGCCCCCGCCCGGGATGGCGGTCGTCTTCCAGGAGTACGGCCGCTCGCTGTTCGCCTGGATGAACGTCCGCGACAACGTCGCCCTGCCACTGCGCCGCAAGAAGCTGGGCAAGGCCCGGACACGGGAACTCGTGGACCACGCACTGGAGGTGGTCGGCCTGGCCGACGCCCACGAGGCCTACCCCTGGCAGCTGTCGGGCGGTATGCAGCAGCGCGTCGCCATCGCCCGCGCCGTCGCCTTCGAACCGAAGGTCCTGCTCATGGACGAGCCCTTCGCGGCCGTCGACGCGCAGACACGCGCCGAACTCGAGGACCTTGTCCGGCGCTTGTGGCGGGAGTTGGGGGTCACCGTCCTGTTCGTCACCCATGACATCGACGAGGCCGTCTACCTTGGCCAGCGCACCATCATCCTGTCCAAGTCGCCGACCGTCGTACAGGAGGACGTCACCATCGATCTCCCCGACGAGCGCGACCAGTTGCACACTCGCTCCAGCCCCCGCTTCGCCGAACTGCGCGCCCACGTCTACGAACAGATCCAGCGGGCAAAACACCGGAGCGGCGACACGGACGCCCAGGCCGTGGACCGGATACCCGAGCCCGCGCTGCAGAAGACCGAACGCTGA
- a CDS encoding ABC transporter permease, whose protein sequence is MTVLNVLRRALLLLGLPAVLFAVWWYATADSTDFYVPPLSAILEAFGKVWTGERLLSDVVPSLLRLAAGYLLAVVVGVGLGLLVGMRRAVRDVLEPVLELFRAIPPPVLVPVIMLFAGIGDTMKVIVIVSGCVWPILLNTVEGVRAVDEVLSDTCRSYGITGTARLRHLVLRAASPQIVTGMRQALSIGIILMVISEMFAASNGLGFTIVQFQRSFAIPEMWSGVLLLGILGFLLSLLFRFAENRVLAWYHGLRRAQRNP, encoded by the coding sequence ATGACCGTCCTCAACGTCCTGCGACGCGCCCTGCTTCTCCTGGGCCTGCCCGCCGTCCTCTTCGCCGTCTGGTGGTACGCCACCGCCGACAGCACCGACTTCTACGTCCCGCCTCTGTCCGCCATCCTGGAAGCCTTCGGGAAGGTCTGGACGGGGGAGCGGCTGCTGTCCGACGTCGTCCCGAGTCTCCTGCGCCTCGCGGCCGGCTACCTCCTCGCCGTGGTGGTCGGGGTGGGCCTCGGCCTGCTGGTCGGCATGCGGCGGGCCGTACGGGACGTCCTGGAGCCGGTCCTCGAACTCTTCCGGGCCATCCCGCCGCCGGTGCTCGTCCCGGTGATCATGCTGTTCGCCGGCATCGGCGACACCATGAAGGTCATCGTCATCGTCAGCGGCTGCGTGTGGCCGATCCTGCTCAACACCGTCGAAGGCGTCCGCGCCGTGGACGAGGTGCTCAGCGACACCTGCCGGTCCTACGGCATCACCGGCACCGCCCGGCTGCGGCATCTGGTGCTGCGCGCGGCGAGCCCGCAGATCGTCACGGGTATGCGCCAGGCCCTGTCGATCGGGATCATCCTCATGGTCATCAGCGAGATGTTCGCCGCCAGCAACGGCCTGGGCTTCACGATCGTGCAGTTCCAGCGCTCGTTCGCGATCCCTGAGATGTGGAGCGGCGTACTGCTGCTCGGCATCCTCGGCTTCCTCCTGTCCCTGCTCTTCCGGTTCGCCGAGAACCGGGTCCTGGCCTGGTACCACGGCCTGCGCCGCGCCCAGCGCAACCCCTGA
- a CDS encoding ABC transporter permease, which yields MTRVTVTTEAADPAGTGTGPGGARARRLPERAVTPLRGLAGLAGLVAVLEVLPHTGLVSADYLPPASETVRALWHLLAEQTFWTALGDTLTGWGLGLAISVVAGVVAGLVIGSVPVLRAVTASTIEFLRPIPSVALIPIAVLLYGADLRSKLLLVVYASFWQVLVQVLAGIQDVDPVADDTARSYRLGTWGRLRHVMWPTALPYVMTGVRLAATVALILAVTAELVIGAPGLGQEIAVAQTSGAVPQVYALVLVTGLLGVAVNLVARAVERRALHWHQSVRLEVSA from the coding sequence ATGACCCGCGTCACTGTCACCACCGAGGCGGCGGACCCCGCCGGGACCGGCACCGGTCCCGGCGGGGCCCGCGCCCGGCGGCTGCCGGAGCGGGCCGTCACCCCGCTGCGCGGCCTGGCCGGACTCGCCGGGCTCGTCGCCGTACTCGAAGTGCTGCCGCATACCGGCCTGGTGTCGGCCGACTATCTGCCACCGGCCTCGGAGACCGTCCGCGCGCTGTGGCACCTGCTCGCCGAACAGACGTTCTGGACCGCGCTCGGCGACACCCTCACCGGCTGGGGCCTGGGCCTGGCCATCTCCGTCGTGGCGGGCGTGGTGGCCGGACTGGTCATCGGCTCCGTACCCGTACTGCGCGCGGTCACCGCCTCCACCATCGAGTTTCTGCGCCCCATCCCCTCCGTCGCCCTGATCCCGATAGCCGTACTGCTCTACGGCGCCGATCTCAGATCGAAGCTCCTGCTCGTGGTGTACGCCTCCTTCTGGCAGGTCCTCGTCCAGGTCCTGGCCGGCATCCAGGACGTCGACCCGGTCGCCGACGACACCGCCCGCAGCTATCGGCTCGGCACCTGGGGACGGCTGCGCCACGTCATGTGGCCCACCGCCCTGCCGTACGTGATGACGGGCGTACGGCTGGCTGCCACTGTCGCCCTCATCCTCGCCGTCACCGCCGAACTCGTCATCGGCGCACCCGGTCTCGGCCAGGAGATCGCCGTCGCGCAGACGTCCGGAGCCGTGCCGCAGGTGTACGCCCTGGTCCTGGTCACCGGGCTGCTCGGCGTCGCCGTCAACCTGGTCGCGCGAGCGGTCGAGCGACGGGCGCTGCACTGGCACCAGTCCGTCCGCCTGGAGGTGTCCGCATGA
- a CDS encoding ABC transporter substrate-binding protein, whose protein sequence is MQRRVLGLAAVVITVVGVAGCGSSDPAASGSSSSDGGKTTQVKVGIIPIIDVAPLYLGQKKGFFSSRGIELEMVSAQGGAAIIPGVVSDQFQFGFSNTTSLMIAQVKGVPIKSVVNGAASNGKVGADVTGVAVKKDSSIKSAKDLAGRTVAVNTLQNIGSTTVRESVRLAGGDPSKVKFVEMPFDQMPAALDAGRVDAAWMGDPAMTIAKAQGARVVASPFAETDPKLTVATYFTSTQLTKQKPDLVKKFAAAMSESLQYATDHPDEARQILTTYTKISGDVLNKLTLPNWPAEIDMASLQKLASLGETDGLFDGKKPDLNALFS, encoded by the coding sequence ATGCAAAGGCGCGTTCTCGGGCTTGCCGCAGTAGTGATCACCGTTGTCGGCGTGGCCGGATGCGGGTCGTCCGACCCGGCAGCCAGTGGTTCGTCGTCCTCGGACGGCGGCAAGACCACACAGGTCAAGGTCGGCATCATCCCCATCATCGATGTGGCCCCGCTCTATCTGGGCCAGAAGAAGGGGTTCTTCAGCAGCCGGGGCATCGAACTGGAGATGGTGAGCGCCCAGGGCGGCGCGGCGATCATCCCCGGTGTGGTGAGCGATCAGTTCCAGTTCGGGTTCAGCAACACCACGTCGCTGATGATCGCCCAGGTCAAGGGCGTACCGATCAAGTCCGTGGTCAACGGTGCGGCCTCCAACGGCAAGGTCGGGGCAGACGTCACCGGTGTGGCCGTCAAGAAGGACAGTTCGATCAAGTCGGCCAAGGACCTCGCCGGTCGCACGGTCGCCGTCAACACCCTGCAGAACATCGGGTCCACCACGGTGCGTGAATCGGTGCGGCTGGCCGGCGGGGACCCGTCGAAGGTCAAGTTCGTCGAAATGCCGTTCGACCAGATGCCGGCCGCACTGGACGCCGGGCGGGTGGACGCCGCCTGGATGGGCGATCCCGCGATGACGATCGCCAAGGCGCAGGGCGCCCGCGTCGTGGCCTCGCCGTTCGCCGAGACGGACCCCAAGCTCACCGTGGCGACCTACTTCACCTCCACCCAGCTCACGAAGCAGAAGCCCGACCTGGTGAAGAAGTTCGCCGCGGCCATGAGCGAGTCGCTCCAGTACGCCACCGACCACCCGGACGAGGCACGCCAGATCCTCACCACCTACACGAAGATCAGCGGCGATGTCCTGAACAAGCTCACGCTGCCCAACTGGCCTGCGGAGATCGACATGGCCTCGCTGCAGAAGCTGGCCTCCCTCGGGGAGACGGACGGGCTCTTCGACGGCAAGAAGCCCGACCTGAACGCCCTGTTCTCATGA
- a CDS encoding PaaX family transcriptional regulator, whose amino-acid sequence MHDENPQAAGETSAGPQLRPQSLLFAFFGSYVLEEGLGPVYSGSIIDVLARAGVGEHAVRSTLTRMVNRGLLQRQRQGRRMHFGLTPQTEQILWDGKRRLWQTGAVNDDWDGTWTLLGFSLPESWQRQRHDLRSRLTWSGFGALYSGLWIAPGDIDASSLVSELGLAAHVKIFHARADDATDIGLMIRDTWDLGGVGARYADFDKRWSAWPGTDSGDPLGVRLRVISEWLDTIRTDPRLPAGHLPPDWPARAAQETFHRIAQQTDTPARRMVTELLAAQTATPKGCP is encoded by the coding sequence GTGCACGACGAGAACCCACAGGCCGCCGGGGAAACCTCCGCCGGACCACAGCTGCGCCCCCAGTCGCTCCTGTTCGCCTTCTTCGGCAGCTACGTTCTGGAGGAGGGGCTCGGGCCTGTGTACTCGGGCAGCATCATCGATGTTCTCGCCCGCGCCGGAGTCGGGGAACACGCCGTCCGGTCCACCCTCACCCGCATGGTCAACCGGGGTCTGCTGCAGCGCCAGCGTCAGGGACGCAGGATGCACTTCGGTCTGACCCCGCAGACGGAACAGATCCTCTGGGACGGCAAGCGACGCCTCTGGCAGACCGGCGCCGTCAACGACGACTGGGACGGCACCTGGACGCTGCTCGGCTTCTCGCTGCCCGAATCCTGGCAGCGCCAGCGGCACGATCTGCGCTCCCGGCTCACCTGGTCGGGCTTCGGCGCCCTGTACAGCGGGCTGTGGATCGCGCCCGGTGACATCGACGCCTCCTCACTGGTCTCCGAGCTCGGCCTCGCCGCCCACGTCAAGATCTTCCACGCCAGGGCGGACGACGCCACCGACATCGGCCTGATGATCCGCGACACCTGGGACCTGGGCGGCGTCGGCGCCCGGTACGCCGACTTCGACAAGCGCTGGTCCGCCTGGCCCGGCACCGATTCCGGCGACCCGCTCGGTGTCCGACTGCGCGTGATCAGCGAATGGCTGGACACGATCCGCACGGACCCACGGCTGCCCGCCGGTCACCTGCCGCCCGACTGGCCGGCCCGCGCGGCCCAGGAAACCTTCCACCGCATCGCGCAACAGACCGACACCCCCGCCCGCCGGATGGTCACCGAACTCCTGGCAGCACAGACCGCCACGCCGAAGGGCTGCCCGTAG